In the genome of Streptomyces pactum, one region contains:
- a CDS encoding SchA/CurD-like domain-containing protein, with the protein MSTLSETPRPPRTGARGAAATRPARTSRGASGADARLRVVLMLEVRHGAQQRFLDAYDQLCHQVAEVPGHISDQLCQSIDNPCQWLITSEWESAAPFLAWVESEEHREMVKPLHGCVNDTRSLRYTVMRETTHGPLGPVTTDGLLTEPRVGDGVVRHALTFTVRPGSEHTVAEILAAYEPPEARVDDSTRLLRTSLFMRGNRVVRAVEVKGDLVAALRHVARQPQVRAVEEAINPYLEVARDLDDPESARDFFLRAALPMAHHRAVSGLRPAGVRRHALLYPVRTGCGAAVATLLERQDELASADRSNPVVAATIFQRDDLVMRMVDSTAPLERHASLALGIAGRRAAAVLGRLVDLGPDGELSDEAGRRRFLARCLMSPVTDRRAAPEDR; encoded by the coding sequence ATGAGCACCCTGTCCGAAACCCCCCGGCCCCCGCGCACCGGCGCGCGCGGGGCCGCGGCCACCCGTCCCGCCCGTACCTCGCGGGGCGCCTCCGGTGCCGACGCGCGGCTGCGGGTGGTGCTGATGTTGGAGGTCCGCCACGGCGCCCAGCAGCGCTTCCTGGACGCCTACGACCAGCTGTGCCACCAGGTGGCGGAGGTCCCCGGCCACATCAGCGACCAGCTGTGCCAGTCGATCGACAACCCGTGCCAGTGGCTGATCACCAGCGAGTGGGAGAGCGCGGCGCCGTTCCTGGCCTGGGTGGAGAGCGAGGAACACCGCGAGATGGTCAAACCGCTGCACGGGTGCGTCAACGACACCCGGTCGCTGCGGTACACCGTCATGCGGGAGACGACGCACGGCCCGCTGGGGCCGGTGACCACCGACGGACTGCTCACCGAACCCAGGGTGGGCGACGGCGTGGTGCGGCACGCGCTGACGTTCACCGTGCGGCCGGGCAGCGAGCACACCGTGGCGGAGATCCTGGCGGCGTACGAGCCGCCCGAGGCCCGGGTGGACGACTCGACCCGGCTGCTGCGCACCTCGCTGTTCATGCGCGGCAACCGGGTGGTGCGGGCGGTGGAGGTCAAGGGGGACCTGGTGGCGGCGCTGCGGCACGTGGCGCGGCAGCCCCAGGTGCGGGCCGTGGAGGAGGCCATCAACCCGTACCTGGAGGTGGCCCGGGACCTGGACGACCCGGAGTCGGCGCGGGACTTCTTCCTGCGCGCGGCGCTGCCCATGGCGCACCACCGGGCGGTGTCCGGGCTGCGGCCGGCGGGAGTGCGCCGGCACGCGCTGCTGTACCCGGTGCGCACCGGGTGCGGGGCGGCGGTGGCCACCTTGCTGGAGCGCCAGGACGAGCTGGCCTCGGCCGACCGGTCCAACCCGGTGGTGGCCGCCACCATCTTCCAGCGGGACGACCTGGTGATGCGGATGGTGGACTCCACCGCCCCGCTGGAGCGGCACGCCTCGCTGGCGCTCGGCATCGCCGGCCGGCGCGCCGCGGCGGTGCTCGGCCGCCTGGTGGACCTGGGCCCGGACGGCGAGCTGTCCGACGAGGCCGGGCGGCGCCGGTTCCTCGCCCGCTGTCTGATGTCCCCGGTCACCGACCGGCGGGCGGCGCCCGAGGACCGGTGA
- a CDS encoding beta-ketoacyl-[acyl-carrier-protein] synthase family protein yields the protein MTRRVAVTGVGVVAPGAVGTGAFWEMLTAGRTATRTISLFDAGAFRSRIAAECDFDPAACGLGPDEVAAADRYVQFAMVAADEAVRDAGLDMAAEDPWRVGVSLGTAVGGTTRLEHDYALVSGEGARWDVDHRRAGPFLHRAFSPSALASGVAERFGAHGPVQTVSTGCTSGLDAVGYAFQAIEEGLADVYVAGASDSPISPITVACFDAIKATSANNDDPEHASRPFDARRDGFVMGEGAAVLVLEELEHARRRGAEVYCEVSGFATFGNAYHMTGLTKEGLEMSRAIDTAMDHARIDPHDIDYINAHGSGTKQNDRHETAAVKRSLGEHAYATPMSSIKSMVGHSLGAIGAIELAACTLALAHQVVPPTANYEEPDPECDLDYVPRTARERPLRRVLSVGSGFGGFQSAVVLGRPDGRSR from the coding sequence GTGACCCGGCGCGTCGCGGTCACCGGCGTCGGGGTCGTCGCCCCGGGGGCGGTGGGGACCGGCGCGTTCTGGGAGATGCTGACCGCGGGCCGTACCGCGACCCGCACCATCTCGCTGTTCGACGCCGGCGCCTTCCGCTCCCGGATAGCCGCCGAGTGCGACTTCGACCCGGCGGCGTGCGGCCTGGGCCCGGACGAGGTGGCGGCGGCCGACCGGTACGTGCAGTTCGCGATGGTCGCCGCCGACGAGGCGGTGCGCGACGCCGGTCTGGACATGGCCGCCGAGGACCCCTGGCGGGTCGGGGTGTCGCTGGGCACGGCGGTGGGCGGCACCACCCGGCTGGAGCACGACTACGCCCTGGTCAGCGGCGAGGGTGCGCGCTGGGACGTGGACCACCGGCGGGCCGGCCCGTTCCTGCACCGCGCGTTCTCCCCCAGCGCGCTGGCCTCCGGGGTGGCGGAACGGTTCGGCGCGCACGGCCCGGTGCAGACCGTCTCCACCGGCTGCACCTCCGGGCTGGACGCGGTGGGGTACGCCTTCCAGGCCATCGAGGAGGGGCTGGCGGACGTGTACGTGGCCGGCGCCTCCGACTCCCCCATATCGCCGATCACGGTGGCCTGCTTCGACGCGATCAAGGCGACGTCGGCGAACAACGACGACCCCGAGCACGCCTCCCGGCCGTTCGACGCCCGGCGGGACGGGTTCGTGATGGGTGAGGGCGCCGCGGTGCTGGTGCTGGAGGAGCTGGAGCACGCCCGGCGGCGGGGGGCCGAGGTGTACTGCGAGGTCAGCGGTTTCGCCACGTTCGGCAACGCCTACCACATGACCGGGCTGACCAAGGAGGGGCTGGAGATGTCCCGGGCGATCGACACGGCCATGGACCACGCCCGGATCGACCCGCACGACATCGACTACATCAACGCGCACGGCTCGGGCACCAAGCAGAACGACCGGCACGAGACCGCGGCGGTGAAGCGGTCGCTGGGTGAACACGCCTATGCCACCCCGATGAGCTCCATCAAGTCGATGGTGGGGCACTCGCTGGGCGCGATCGGCGCCATCGAGCTGGCCGCCTGCACCCTGGCGCTGGCCCACCAGGTGGTCCCCCCGACCGCCAACTACGAGGAACCGGACCCGGAGTGCGACCTGGACTACGTGCCCAGGACCGCGCGGGAGAGACCGCTGCGCCGGGTGCTGTCGGTGGGCAGCGGCTTCGGCGGCTTCCAGTCCGCGGTGGTCCTCGGCCGGCCGGACGGGAGGTCGCGATGA
- a CDS encoding class F sortase has protein sequence MVEHPPQADAGEPPHRDAAATPPDRRDNSARILRWAAAAALVGALLVYNSVDASPDSPPDKPAASASAKGGGASPAPKPSRGPALPRSAPVRLAVPTVGVDAPFTELTLNASGQLNAPPDDDNNLVGWFREGASPGERGNAIVAGHVDTRTGPAVFWALASIKPGEKVTVTRADGIVATFVVDEVETFDKDHFPDERVYGDTPNAQLRLITCGGSYDRQARDYTANVVVFAHLDSFAWA, from the coding sequence ATGGTGGAACACCCCCCGCAGGCGGACGCCGGAGAGCCCCCGCACCGGGACGCGGCGGCCACCCCGCCGGACCGCCGCGACAACAGCGCGCGCATCCTGCGCTGGGCCGCCGCGGCGGCCCTGGTCGGCGCGCTGCTGGTCTACAACTCCGTCGACGCCTCGCCCGACTCCCCTCCCGACAAGCCGGCGGCGAGCGCCTCGGCGAAGGGTGGCGGTGCCTCACCGGCACCCAAGCCCAGCCGGGGCCCGGCGCTCCCGCGCTCGGCGCCCGTACGGCTGGCCGTCCCCACGGTCGGTGTGGACGCGCCGTTCACCGAGCTGACGCTGAACGCCTCCGGTCAGCTCAACGCCCCGCCGGACGACGACAACAACCTGGTCGGGTGGTTCCGGGAAGGGGCCTCCCCCGGTGAGCGGGGCAACGCGATCGTGGCCGGGCACGTGGACACCAGGACCGGTCCGGCGGTGTTCTGGGCGCTCGCCTCCATCAAGCCCGGGGAGAAGGTGACCGTGACCCGGGCCGACGGGATCGTGGCCACCTTCGTGGTGGACGAGGTCGAGACGTTCGACAAGGACCACTTCCCCGACGAGCGGGTGTACGGCGACACCCCCAACGCCCAGCTGCGGCTCATCACCTGCGGCGGCTCCTACGACCGCCAGGCCCGCGACTACACCGCGAACGTGGTGGTCTTCGCCCACCTCGACTCGTTCGCCTGGGCCTGA
- a CDS encoding methyltransferase, whose amino-acid sequence MRLREIVFGAARAAAVRAAARLGVADALGEAPATAEDLATAVGADAGALRRLLRALACEGVFAETADGRFAHTEMSRLLREDAPGSLHHIALWCTEPWTWQAWPLLDQAVRSGGQVFTSLYGKEFFPYLHEDAPESARVFDRAMTASSRQSAADVADLLDLGGVGHVADIGGGQGHVLAALLEKYPALHGTLLDLPGVVAGADPRLRPGGALADRAKLVPGDVRRDIPVAADLYLIKNILEWDDDSTRRTLRNVVAAARPGARVVVVENLVDDSPSMRFTTAMDLLLLLNVGGRKHTTGSLLARMAEAGLEVGEVQPVNAYLHAFHGTVTGRPVPAEEAAAG is encoded by the coding sequence ATGCGGCTGCGCGAGATCGTGTTCGGGGCGGCGCGGGCCGCCGCCGTGCGCGCCGCGGCCCGGCTGGGTGTGGCGGACGCGCTGGGCGAGGCCCCCGCCACCGCAGAGGACCTGGCCACCGCCGTGGGGGCCGACGCGGGGGCGCTGCGCCGCCTGCTGCGTGCGCTCGCCTGCGAGGGGGTCTTCGCCGAGACGGCGGACGGCCGGTTCGCCCACACGGAGATGTCCCGGCTGCTCCGCGAGGACGCGCCGGGCAGCCTCCACCACATCGCCCTGTGGTGCACCGAGCCCTGGACCTGGCAGGCGTGGCCCCTGCTGGACCAGGCGGTGCGCTCCGGCGGCCAGGTCTTCACCTCGCTGTACGGCAAGGAGTTCTTCCCCTACCTGCACGAGGACGCGCCGGAGTCCGCACGGGTCTTCGACCGGGCCATGACCGCCTCCAGCCGGCAGTCCGCGGCGGACGTGGCGGACCTGCTCGACCTGGGCGGAGTCGGCCACGTCGCCGACATCGGCGGCGGCCAGGGCCACGTCCTGGCCGCGCTGCTGGAGAAGTACCCGGCGCTGCACGGCACCCTGCTCGACCTGCCCGGGGTCGTCGCGGGCGCCGACCCCCGGCTGCGGCCCGGCGGCGCGCTCGCCGACCGGGCCAAGCTGGTGCCGGGGGACGTCCGCCGGGACATCCCCGTCGCGGCGGACCTCTACCTCATCAAGAACATCCTGGAATGGGACGACGACAGCACCCGGCGCACCCTGCGCAACGTGGTCGCCGCCGCACGTCCCGGGGCCCGGGTGGTGGTCGTCGAGAACCTCGTGGACGACAGCCCCTCGATGCGGTTCACCACCGCCATGGACCTGCTGCTGCTCCTCAACGTGGGCGGGCGCAAGCACACCACCGGGAGCCTGCTGGCCCGCATGGCCGAGGCCGGGCTGGAGGTGGGCGAGGTCCAACCGGTCAACGCCTACCTGCACGCCTTCCACGGCACCGTGACCGGCCGTCCGGTGCCGGCGGAGGAGGCCGCCGCCGGCTGA
- a CDS encoding SRPBCC family protein: protein MAGHTDNEILIDAPLDFVWDVTNDVAGWPQLFSEYASVEILEQHGDTTTFRLTMHPDENGTVWSWVSEREADREARTVWARRVETGPFAYMNIRWEYEETARGTLMRWTQDFEMKPEAPVDDAQMTERINQNSKVQMELIRDRVEQRARARVGT, encoded by the coding sequence ATGGCCGGACACACCGACAACGAGATCCTCATCGACGCCCCGCTGGACTTCGTCTGGGACGTCACCAACGACGTGGCCGGCTGGCCCCAGCTGTTCAGCGAGTACGCCTCGGTGGAGATCCTGGAGCAGCACGGGGACACCACGACGTTCCGCCTCACCATGCACCCGGACGAGAACGGCACCGTGTGGAGCTGGGTCTCGGAGCGGGAGGCGGACCGGGAGGCGCGCACCGTCTGGGCCCGGCGGGTGGAGACCGGCCCGTTCGCCTACATGAACATCCGGTGGGAGTACGAGGAGACGGCGCGCGGCACCCTGATGCGGTGGACCCAGGACTTCGAGATGAAGCCGGAGGCCCCCGTCGACGACGCCCAGATGACCGAGCGGATCAACCAGAACTCCAAGGTCCAGATGGAGCTGATCCGGGACCGCGTGGAGCAGCGCGCCCGCGCCCGGGTGGGGACGTGA
- a CDS encoding cupin domain-containing protein, with product MAPRVVSLDDVPPNRRRGGETRALLTPTTAGATSGFMGLGVMGPGERITEHYHPYSEEFVFLVRGEVEVDLDGTPHRLVADQALLIPPFMRHRFRNVGDGEARLVFHLGPLAPRPDLGHVDTEELADGAGAPSGEAARGAS from the coding sequence ATGGCGCCGCGTGTCGTCAGCCTGGACGACGTGCCGCCCAACCGCCGCCGCGGCGGCGAGACCCGCGCTCTGCTCACCCCGACCACGGCCGGCGCCACCAGCGGGTTCATGGGGCTCGGCGTGATGGGGCCCGGGGAGCGGATCACCGAGCACTACCACCCGTACTCGGAGGAGTTCGTGTTCCTGGTCCGCGGCGAGGTGGAGGTGGACCTGGACGGCACCCCGCACCGGCTGGTGGCCGACCAGGCCCTGCTGATCCCGCCGTTCATGCGGCACCGGTTCCGCAACGTGGGGGACGGCGAGGCCCGCCTGGTGTTCCACCTGGGCCCGCTGGCGCCCCGGCCCGACCTGGGCCACGTGGACACCGAGGAGCTCGCGGACGGGGCGGGCGCCCCGAGTGGTGAAGCGGCCCGGGGGGCGTCGTGA
- a CDS encoding acyl carrier protein, with product MASQLTHEELAALMKSCAGITVDADRLRGGQDAPLAEFGLDSLGLLAIVAELEQRYGVQIDSRAEACKTPGDFVEVVNESLTVGA from the coding sequence ATGGCCAGTCAACTGACGCACGAGGAGCTGGCGGCGCTGATGAAGAGCTGCGCCGGCATCACCGTGGACGCGGACCGGCTCCGCGGCGGGCAGGACGCCCCGCTCGCCGAGTTCGGCCTGGACTCCCTCGGCCTGCTCGCCATCGTCGCCGAGCTGGAACAGCGCTACGGCGTGCAGATCGACTCGCGGGCCGAGGCGTGCAAGACCCCGGGCGACTTCGTCGAGGTCGTCAACGAATCCCTCACCGTAGGAGCGTGA
- a CDS encoding right-handed parallel beta-helix repeat-containing protein: MYIRHLRHVAPLATLAVLEAALVPAAASATPDHHPARHTVRPGQSIQAAVDAARPGDTVLVLPGVYRESVHITVSGLTLRGSGRATVLMPPGSGSGPGSDGRTGSDVRKDPDGSPGSGARKESDSRKDSGTRKDSEARKESGGRTGGAAAGTGRGTAATPRNGGGAKAETCAAAGHGICVTGTERRPVDDVAIRTLTVSGFRGDGIRGNRTDRMSVHGVRAVHNGRHGISQERSVRGDLRGNEARHNAESGIFLANMTDAEGGALDTRGAVIKSNKLSGNRIGVVLRRTRNLTVERNTVNDNCGGVFVVGDESTPRGGALTITRNTVHHNNRHCPATARLPIIEGTGILLTGVEETRVTDNEVRGHTGSSPMSGGVVLFKSMTGAPNARNTVSGNEVRGNTPADLADQDRGPGNAFTGNRCDRSVPQGWC; this comes from the coding sequence ATGTACATACGACACCTGCGCCATGTCGCGCCCCTCGCCACGCTCGCCGTCCTGGAAGCCGCGCTCGTCCCGGCCGCGGCGAGCGCCACGCCCGACCACCACCCGGCACGCCACACCGTCCGGCCCGGGCAGTCCATCCAGGCGGCGGTGGACGCCGCCCGCCCCGGGGACACCGTGCTGGTGCTGCCGGGCGTCTACCGGGAGAGCGTCCACATCACCGTGTCCGGACTGACCCTGCGCGGCTCGGGCCGGGCCACCGTGCTGATGCCGCCCGGCAGCGGGAGCGGACCGGGTTCCGACGGCCGGACGGGCTCGGACGTCCGCAAGGACCCCGACGGCAGCCCGGGCTCAGGCGCCCGGAAGGAATCCGACTCCCGGAAGGACTCCGGCACCCGGAAGGACTCGGAGGCCCGGAAGGAATCCGGCGGCCGGACCGGCGGTGCCGCCGCGGGGACCGGACGCGGTACCGCCGCCACGCCCCGGAACGGGGGCGGCGCCAAGGCCGAGACCTGCGCCGCCGCCGGACACGGCATCTGCGTCACCGGTACCGAGCGCCGGCCGGTGGACGACGTCGCCATCCGCACCCTGACCGTCTCCGGCTTCCGCGGCGACGGGATCCGGGGCAACCGCACCGACCGGATGAGCGTGCACGGGGTGCGGGCGGTGCACAACGGCCGCCACGGCATCAGCCAGGAACGTTCGGTCCGCGGCGACCTGCGCGGCAACGAGGCCCGCCACAACGCCGAGTCGGGCATCTTCCTCGCCAACATGACCGACGCGGAGGGCGGCGCCCTCGACACCCGCGGTGCCGTGATCAAGAGCAACAAGCTCTCCGGCAACCGGATCGGCGTGGTGCTCCGCCGCACCAGGAACCTGACCGTGGAGCGGAACACGGTGAACGACAACTGCGGCGGTGTCTTCGTCGTCGGCGACGAGTCCACCCCGCGCGGCGGCGCGCTCACCATCACCCGCAACACCGTCCACCACAACAACCGTCACTGCCCGGCGACCGCCCGCCTGCCCATCATCGAGGGCACGGGCATCCTGCTCACCGGCGTGGAGGAGACCCGGGTCACCGACAACGAGGTGCGCGGCCACACCGGCAGCTCGCCGATGTCCGGCGGCGTGGTGCTCTTCAAGAGCATGACCGGCGCGCCCAACGCGCGGAACACCGTCAGCGGCAACGAAGTGCGCGGCAACACCCCCGCCGACCTGGCCGACCAGGACCGCGGTCCCGGCAACGCCTTCACCGGCAACCGCTGCGACCGCTCCGTACCGCAGGGGTGGTGCTGA
- a CDS encoding ketosynthase chain-length factor yields MNGTARHTVITGLGVVAPNGIGTDAFWKATREGVVVLDRLSREGCTGYPLRVAGQVREFDAGAAVEERFLVQTDRFSHFAMGAADLAMQHAQLPHQGLPPYSVGVVTAAGSGGGEFGQRELQRLWGKGPKYVGPYQSIAWFYAASTGQISIRGGFKGPCGVVASDEAGGLDAFAHACRSVRNGADTVLVGATEAPLAPYSVVCQLGYRELSRCADPERAYLPFTAGACGFVPAEGGAMLVVEEERAAVARGAPVRARVIGHGATFGRPSGWAESRQGLARAIGVALERAECTPEEIDVVFADALGTVEADRAEALALADALGPRAARVPVTAPKAGYGRAYCGGPPLDVAAAVLALEHGTVPPTPQVTEVCHDLDLVVCRPRSAELRTALVLSRGLMGSNAALLLRRAEGEK; encoded by the coding sequence ATGAACGGCACGGCACGGCACACGGTCATCACCGGTCTGGGCGTCGTCGCCCCGAACGGCATCGGCACGGACGCGTTCTGGAAGGCGACCCGGGAGGGCGTGGTGGTGCTGGACCGCCTCTCCCGGGAGGGCTGCACCGGCTACCCGCTGCGGGTGGCCGGCCAGGTGCGGGAGTTCGACGCCGGGGCGGCGGTGGAGGAGCGCTTCCTGGTGCAGACCGACCGGTTCAGCCACTTCGCGATGGGCGCCGCGGACCTGGCGATGCAGCACGCCCAGCTGCCCCACCAGGGCCTGCCGCCGTACTCGGTGGGCGTGGTGACCGCCGCCGGGTCCGGCGGCGGCGAGTTCGGTCAGCGGGAGCTGCAACGGCTGTGGGGCAAGGGGCCCAAGTACGTGGGTCCGTACCAGTCCATCGCCTGGTTCTACGCGGCCAGCACCGGCCAGATCTCCATCCGCGGCGGCTTCAAGGGGCCGTGCGGGGTGGTGGCCAGTGACGAGGCGGGCGGTCTGGACGCCTTCGCGCACGCCTGCCGTTCGGTGCGCAACGGGGCGGACACCGTGCTGGTGGGCGCCACCGAGGCACCGCTGGCCCCGTACTCGGTGGTGTGCCAGCTGGGGTACCGGGAGCTGAGCCGGTGTGCCGACCCCGAGCGCGCCTACCTGCCGTTCACCGCCGGGGCGTGCGGCTTCGTCCCCGCGGAGGGCGGCGCGATGCTGGTGGTGGAGGAGGAGCGCGCGGCGGTGGCCCGCGGCGCCCCGGTGCGGGCGCGCGTCATCGGCCACGGCGCCACCTTCGGCCGGCCCTCCGGCTGGGCGGAGTCGCGGCAGGGGCTGGCCCGGGCGATCGGTGTGGCGCTGGAGCGCGCGGAGTGCACCCCGGAGGAGATCGACGTGGTCTTCGCGGACGCGCTCGGCACCGTCGAGGCGGACCGGGCGGAGGCACTGGCGCTGGCCGACGCGCTGGGCCCCCGCGCGGCCCGGGTGCCGGTGACCGCGCCCAAGGCCGGGTACGGCCGCGCCTACTGCGGGGGCCCGCCGCTGGACGTGGCCGCCGCGGTGCTCGCCCTGGAACACGGCACGGTGCCGCCGACCCCCCAGGTCACCGAGGTCTGCCACGACCTGGACCTGGTGGTCTGCCGCCCCCGCAGCGCGGAGCTGCGCACCGCGCTGGTGCTGAGCCGGGGGCTGATGGGATCCAACGCGGCGCTGCTGCTGCGCCGCGCGGAAGGAGAGAAGTGA
- a CDS encoding aminotransferase class I/II-fold pyridoxal phosphate-dependent enzyme — MQSHPPIPAPAEPDGGLPVLPDLAARFTGAAEDTAPAPVGGGAALRDAAVGYWARRGVDATADRVLAAPGAQPLLLALFAAAGGDVLLSRPCAGWYEPLARLAGRPAYRAPVPAECGGVPDPFALLETVRRVRAEGGEPRVLVLSVADDPTGTVPPPELLHEVCEAAVAEGMLVVSDETWRDTVPEPHGTVLVSPAEMLPDRVVVLSDLAGALLPAGWPAAVARFPDTPDGAGLRSRALAMLAAVRGTLSAPVSAAAAYALDEPESVRSRAAAAAAAYRAVGAAAYRDLTGAGVLGLPPRAGRHLYADLSELRPALERRGVTDSVELADHLTRWLDMPVAGGHLFGDAPDALRARLPLAPLLGADERRRRTAAESPDPTELPYVRAALDRLAEVVTELSAARPG; from the coding sequence CGGCGGCCTGCCGGTGCTGCCGGACCTCGCCGCACGCTTCACCGGGGCCGCGGAGGACACCGCGCCGGCCCCGGTCGGCGGCGGCGCCGCGCTGCGGGACGCGGCCGTCGGCTACTGGGCGCGCCGCGGGGTGGACGCCACGGCCGACCGCGTCCTCGCCGCCCCCGGCGCCCAGCCGCTGCTGCTCGCGCTGTTCGCCGCGGCCGGCGGCGACGTCCTGCTCAGCCGCCCCTGCGCCGGATGGTACGAACCCCTGGCCCGGCTCGCCGGGCGGCCCGCCTACCGGGCGCCGGTGCCGGCCGAGTGCGGCGGGGTGCCCGATCCCTTCGCGCTGCTGGAGACGGTGCGCCGGGTACGCGCCGAGGGCGGCGAGCCCCGGGTGCTGGTGCTGTCGGTCGCCGACGACCCCACCGGCACCGTCCCGCCGCCCGAGCTGCTGCACGAGGTGTGCGAGGCGGCGGTGGCCGAGGGGATGCTCGTGGTGAGCGACGAGACCTGGCGGGACACCGTGCCCGAACCGCACGGCACGGTGCTCGTCAGCCCCGCCGAGATGCTGCCGGACCGGGTGGTGGTGCTCAGCGACCTGGCCGGGGCGCTGCTGCCCGCGGGCTGGCCCGCCGCGGTGGCGCGGTTCCCGGACACCCCGGACGGCGCCGGGCTGCGCTCCCGCGCGCTGGCCATGCTCGCCGCGGTCCGCGGCACGCTCTCCGCCCCGGTCTCCGCCGCCGCCGCGTACGCCCTCGACGAGCCGGAGAGCGTGCGGAGCCGGGCGGCCGCCGCGGCGGCGGCGTACCGGGCGGTCGGCGCGGCGGCGTACCGGGACCTCACCGGCGCCGGGGTGCTCGGGCTGCCGCCGCGGGCCGGCCGCCACCTGTACGCCGACCTGTCCGAGCTGCGGCCGGCTCTGGAGCGCCGGGGCGTCACCGACTCGGTGGAACTCGCCGACCACCTCACCCGGTGGCTGGACATGCCGGTGGCCGGCGGTCACCTCTTCGGTGACGCCCCCGACGCGCTGCGGGCGCGGCTGCCGCTGGCCCCGCTGCTGGGCGCCGACGAGCGGCGGCGGCGCACCGCCGCCGAGTCCCCCGATCCCACCGAACTCCCTTACGTGCGCGCGGCGTTGGACCGTCTGGCCGAGGTGGTCACGGAGCTGTCCGCCGCGCGCCCGGGGTGA
- a CDS encoding TcmI family type II polyketide cyclase, giving the protein MHRSLIVARMRPGSAPDIAAVFAESDARGELPRLIGVTGRSLFQFGDVYLHLIEADAPPGPRVADHAGHPEFRDISERLSPFVAAYDPATWRGPRDAMAREFYRWDRDGG; this is encoded by the coding sequence ATGCACCGCAGCCTCATCGTGGCCCGGATGCGGCCCGGTTCCGCCCCCGACATCGCGGCGGTCTTCGCCGAGTCCGACGCGCGGGGCGAACTGCCCCGGCTGATCGGGGTGACCGGCCGCAGCCTGTTCCAGTTCGGTGATGTGTACCTGCACCTCATCGAGGCGGACGCGCCGCCCGGCCCGCGGGTCGCCGACCACGCCGGGCACCCGGAGTTCCGGGACATCAGCGAGCGGCTGTCGCCGTTCGTGGCCGCCTACGACCCGGCGACCTGGCGCGGTCCGCGGGACGCCATGGCGCGGGAGTTCTACCGCTGGGACCGGGACGGGGGCTGA